The genomic segment CCATGATCCCGCCAATCCCAGCTGGCAGGGGCGGGACCTCGGGCAGGAGAGGCCGGTTTCATTGGTCGATGGAGAGTCCACTGGCTCAGTAGCGAGTTCAGGTACGTAGAGCGAAACTCTTCCTCTGtagaaaaacagaaggagaTCAGTGAAACATTTGTGCTACTTAAGAAGggttttttgaagaaaaagcTGATGCAAACACACGGAAAGCAGAAGATGCATTTCCTCATCAGAAACTGTGTGGAAAtacaagcacatgcacacacagacatgtaccGGTTAGGTCGCTGAACTTGGTGACTCCATACTCAGCGGAACCTTGATCCATAGACTGGAGCTTCTCAGCAGTCTTGAGGTTCTCGTGGAAGATGCGCAAACGACGGTCTGCCTCTGCCGTGTGAAAGGtcaaatatacacatttataaaaactCTGCTTTACTTCCctgtatattattatttcacattttgttagcACATTTACAGTGAATTACAATGAGTGAGAAGGCAGATGGTCAGTGTTTCGATCCCGGTTGTTTTTAAGAGAATATGCGACTCTGAATTTAAACCAACACGTAACCCTTCACTTTCTGTGACGGCCTTCCTTGCAGTGATTTTTGGAATGTGTCGTAGTCTTCATTTTCTCCACGCTAACAGTTTTAATccaataatcaattaatcaacaaatatGTTAAGCTAAAAAAGTAGCACTTAGTGACTGAGACATATACAGATATTCTGTTTACACctgtttatctttttattttttgtctctgaaattGTATCAAAGTTTATTTGGTTAAACTCACATGGTTATGTTGTATTTAATCTCTCATCTAggatatttttgtttgcttaaatTAAGTAATGTTTATTCACTGTTGACAAGATGCTTATAACCAACTAGCACACAAGGTCTATGTATGCTGATTAAAAAGGTTCTGAACTGACGGGTGATATTGATCCTAATGTTTAGGTTTTCGTGCAGGATGGACACAAAAGGGTTTGAGCACATTAAGTATTCAGAGTGTTGAGTGCTACACACTATGCACCTATCCTATGCTTGGTATGTCTGTAGTATGTATACGTGTCAGTCACTTACCCTCCTGGCTGCTGTAAACCTTATTGTATTTAACCATGAACTCTTTAAACTGGCCCAAAAGCTCCACAGACTCCTGCCAGataaagagcagaaaaacacacgGAAACAACGACACAAACCTCAGTCTCAAGTTAAAATCGATTGTAGCAGCTCACAATGGCAAAATGGCAGACAATTTTCAGATAGCAAGACTGAACTTCACATCAGCATTTTGTTGTTATCGATTGGATAATgacagaatttttatttttacctccaGGGGCTGGCTGCTGGATGGATCCTCCACCTTGTTGGTCTCCTCTACTTGAGGTTCAACTGATGAGAGAGACATGcaggaaaaacaatttaaatgtgaCAGTGCATAACACGTATATTCATGTTTCATGTATTCAAAAGTACATTGACTCTAGTTTTCGAATTTGTAAGTCAAAGAAATGGCAATACACTGTGGCTGAATTTTGACATGATTCATTACTGCACAACTCTCATCTTGGAAGTCTAAATCAAAAAGTGGGGCCACAACAGAGAGGAGCCTAAAATAAATTCTGTTGTTATCTATGTATAGccttctttttccatttgcaggaaacataaaatcaacattCAAGTATGACGCATCACTATTTACCCTTTTACCTCATTTACGTCTTTGGTATAAAGCATCACTTATTGACAGGGTTAGAAAAACTTTAGTGTTATATAATAGCAGAGGAATGAGGGTCAAATCCTGTTACTTCTTTCTGTCAACATGCCAGTGCTTTCAGAATCCAAACAGAACAAGATATGGTCCAAACAAAGGGAACATTTGCATAGTCTTTCCTGAGTGACTAAGTCCCTGCAATAACTGGTTGATTTGGCTTGGCAAGATCAGTGCCAATCAATAACAACAATAGTGGTGTAATAGTGCTGTAAAAAGCactttaaagattattttctatatatacatttttttgaccaGTTTCACTGGGCCAGTGTCATGCTGGGAGATACTGCTGCTATTACAGAGGAAGCAAAACATCATGGGATAACAGTGGGTCAACAGCGATTACAGCTAACCTATACCTCTTGAGGACCTACAGTCATTCCCTCTGCCATAGCTATGTCCTCCAGCTTTATTTTGACCACAGGACAGCTGTAACAGAAAAGTCGTGAATCTAAAATGATCCATGTGTTTGGCTGCTTACATGCTCCTGACTGACCTTTAGGCTGGCACTTCTGTTTGACCAGAGTCGAAGTGCCCTGCCAGGGAATATCCCACACTTCGAACATGCACAGTTCCGTctgatattgaaaaaaaaaaaaaaacatacacagccgaaatattttgattataaacATTGTATTAACCTGACTATactttcatatacagtatacatttgGAGTGTTAGAAATTGATTGAATAAGTTGACTGATGTGTTCAACACACTGCAGACCAAGCTGACAACATCAAACAGAGCAGGTTACTTATGACTCTtgaatgtatttatattcataagAGTGAAACAGTTCAATTtagagcatttttttgtttttttctttggtttggaaagagaaaataatatgTGGCAGccgtgtgcatgcatgcatgtgggCATGAGACACGGGCATGCTTGGGGTTACTCCAAGTCAAACTCAAGTCACAAGATCAAATCTCTTGTAAACAAGCAGAGCTAtattgctgaaataaaaaaactcaaTACACATAGAAGCACATTCCTATTTTGGCATATTACAACCTTCTTGTTGAAATTTGCTAATTTCAAAACCAGGACAATGACCTACTTTCTCCTCTgacttcatctctctctctctctctgtctttttctctctcgctctctctctctctctcacacacacacacacacacacacacacacacacacacacacacacacacacactagcacatCTTACCTTGAGTTTCTGTGACTCAGGATAGAAGTCACATGTCCTGAGCATGGTGTTTTTTACACTGCGTGTTACTCACTTCCACTGTTATAGTGTAGCGGATTCCCTTAACCAGctggaaaacagacacacacatacagcggtcattttacatttacaaacagTAAAGCATATTACAGCATATATTCAGACATGGCTCTGATTGTGTTGCAGTCTAGTATACTGTTGGCCATATGATACCTGTATCTTTGAATGGCATTTAGTCAGACTAAGCTTTTTGCAAATCTACGCGGGATATGTTGTAGTATCTGGATGCTTCTTTTGCTACATGGAGACTCTGGCAGAACTAGGCTATGCTGCACAGACTGATGCGCTGATAAATGACAGTGCAGCGCAACACGGGTGAGGCCGTTTAATTGTAGTGTCAAGCAAGGTTAAACTCAATTATGTGACTTCCGACcagaatgaaaagatgaatatATTGAGAGGCATATGCTGCTTGTATCTTTCTTTGAAGGCTTTCAGAAAGTGCCGAAGGAAAATCACAAACTTGATAACAAGTCTTTGAGGTGAAAATATGtgctcttttattcttttattctatGCATAAGGGTCTTTTATACCGCATTGACGAGTTAGTGCCATTATTTTGAAGGTAAACAACCTTGTTTCCGGCCTGTGTTTTGCTAACACTTGGTTTAAACGGCTCTCAGACGCACTGTTTACAAAGAATTCAGCACACGTATGACTCTTACTGTCCTGAAATAAATCGTTATATAACCAGTATACTACCACAAAATAAGACGACAGTCTattgtgaataaataaacatgacgAGAAAAGCCCCCGTCTTTATTGATGTGACCTGTTTGGTTGCGGAGATGAGCCGGCTGATTCTGCGGAGGTGCATCGCGTTTGAGCCCCGGTTGTAGCGGTCCTCGGCAAACTCCAGGGCCTTCTTCAGGCCCGGGTCTGACTCATGCAGCCGGATAGGAGAGCCGGGAGGCCCGAACAGAGGCCGGTCGAGGTCCTCGCCGAGCCCGAGCACCGAGCCTAGCACGGCACCCAGCGCCAGCCACAGGATTACCAGACAACCGCGGAATCCAACCACCATGTTGACTCCGGTGTGCTGTCAAAAGAAACAGGGGCCGGTGTCCCGTctattctcagttttttttaaaaagaggattGTTTGTTTTCCTAGAAGAAAAATCGATAGTAAGTTATCTGCAGAGGTTATACAACAGATACAGTGTTGTTCCCAAACAAGTCTGGAATAAGGCTGTGGGAGGAGAAAGCGAGTATTAGTGGGCGGGGGGTAGTTATGACCCGTACACTGTGTTGCCCACACCCCCCCATCATTAAACAATAAGGCCACTTATAAGTCAGTAATAACCGGTTAACATATCACATCATTGAATATCAATGGAACGAAAAGACTAATGACCTGGTAACACTGGTGACTACGATGACTACATGCCACAGTGACTGTCTTTTCCGCCAAAGTGTGTGGCACTCCTTACCTTTTAAATGCGGGGCAGAGCAAAGACATCCGGACCAGCGGCAGAATATTGGGGGATACAGTGAAATGTATTGTTGGATGTTGGCGGACCAGAGAGAAAGCAGTAAATACATAGAGCACACAGACGAGAAAGTACGACACACAGTACTTTATCGTCTAGTAATCGAGTAGACATCGAGTCTATTCTTCTGGACATGTTCACATCCAAATTACTAAgacacatttattcaaatatcTGTATTACAAAATATCTTAGATCATAGTCTTTTATGAATCACAGTCTTCAATAAACTGttatgaaaaatggaaaaggatATCTTATAGTGTAACATCCTTTGTCATgtacttgtcatttttttcctgtatcaTAATTATAGCACTAGTTCATCACAAGTTCATCAAGAGTCATCAGCTCTCACTGGAACTGCAAATTACTGCTCTAGTGTTGGGGCTGACGCAGTTGTtattcatttacacatttgcaAAAACTAAAGAATTTGGTATTTAAGAATATCAATTACCGCTTTTCATGTATTACATAGAGGTTCTGTTTAGTTGATCCCTctgaaaaactgttaaaatcacatttttctatGCATTACACCACTAACATGTAGTATCAAACTTAACCATTAGATGGTGACAAAATACCGTAACTTTTCGTCGATTTTCCTGTAAGGggacttttaatttgaaagtagTCTGATTGTATCTTAGCTTTTACCTTACTTTTGCGCCACTTTTATTCTAGAGGATTCTGGCCGgaagtgttgttgttgttgctgccgGCGGAGCTGAGGCGCTAGCGCTGCTAGCACCACGGCCAGAAACATCTGTTGACAACTGCTAAGCTAACATGTTAAACTTGCCAGTATAGCTGCCATAAAAACGCTTTCATTTGAGGGACAGTGACGTTAGCCGTCAGTTTACACACCGGATGACAAAATTGCTGTCTTGAACGTTATGACTAATTTATTTTTGGGTAGTAGGTTGTATTGTTAGCATTAGCCTCTGAGCAAAGGTCTGGCAGACATGGAGACTCGGGGGATAGAGGACATGTTTGACTTTCGTCGGTAAGTCAGCTAGCGGCAGTTAGCTAATGTAAGGTACAAACATAACCTTTAGCTAATGCTAATTAGCCACAGCTACAACAACATACGGTCTTATTCTGTGTTCAAGAATACAATATAATTTTATCGTTGGATTTTATCGTTTGCTAGCTACCTATTGTAGGCTTCCAAACGAAGTGATATCAAACCATTTATAAAACATAGTGGTATGCCGGAGACTTTAACAGAAACGTTTTATTGCTAACGTTTATTGCGAAACCTTCTGCAATGCTAAATCCAATGTTCACATTGCGCTGTAATTAGCTGTAACGCGCTTCAACGAGCTTAGGTTTGCATAGTTGTTGAATTTGACATTGTAAAAGTAGCTGTTGCCTGACAGCTTAGGatgaagttttctaaaagaCCCAACTTCTTTAAACTGGACACAGTAGGCTGGGTTAATATTTGTACCTCTGTGTATGTGGAATATGGCGAGCAACTTTGCCATTAATCTCACATTTGACAAGTAAAAAGTTGTGCCTGGATCATTTACTTCAAAGAATAGATGGCCCACCTTTCATATACAGATGGGACACAAGGCCTGTATCTGCGGTGTTGGATAGGACCAATATTGGGCATCCCAGATGTTCTTCAGTACCTCAGTGCTAAGCCAATCAAATAGACACACGTGTAATAACGGAGAGAATGAAAGCTGCAGACTGGGGTTAAATGTCAGACTGAAAATTTGACTCTAAATTTGCGAGACATGTTTAAATACACATTGAAGTGCTAAACTCTAAAGAGAGGAGTATAGTAGTATCCAGTGGTATTGTCTACACTGGTGGCCGACTGGAGTTTTTGttgaatataaatacatgtaatcCTTGGCGTCATAGGTCTTTAAAAAGATAATGGTTATTGTTAGGTAATATAACATCGCTACTTAACTAAAGAGTGATATTTAACAGTTAACCTTTACCTGCATTTATTTGGTGATTCAATACAAGTACATAAACTAATCAAATAAATGCTGTCCATGCATGGTacatgtttagattttttttttgcttgagtAAAGTTTTTTCATCACTGCAATCTGTTAGTGTGATTCGTGTGGCCTGTCAAGGTTTCACCATCAATGacatttcacctttttcttgtttcatctactttattttaaaatgttgtttttttctttgtacagGTTCCCCAAAGATGCAGTTATTCTCTTGCTGTTGCTGATTTACTTTCCAGTTGGCATTTGTTTGATGTTAATACGGATTTTTATTGGTATACACGTATTCTTGGTCAGCTGTGCACTTCCAGAAAGTTTGGTTAGAAGGCAAGTATCTTAAAGTATCagtttttctccaaacacattttactcTCAGCAAAATTAATAACAAGTAGTTGAGACAGCAGTACctgtagtagtagtaatagtagtagtagtagttgtcaTCACATATGTTTCATCTATAATAATCAAAGTCTGCATTGATAGTAatagacatacatatattagtagaaaggaaaaacagtgcCAATTAATGCTAAGACACTTTTATGCATGGTGTGTAtcccattaaaaataattgcagCATGGCTGCCTCTTACAGTTATAATGACTGCATTAAATACCATTAAGGCTGCTCAATGTTTTTGATATGTTATGTGTCTTTTAACAAAGTGACTTCCTGTAAATGAGACCTTGCTCACAGTAGCTTCCATGTTTAAATAAAGGTGATGACTGTATGATTGAAGAACTGTAATATATAATTAGATAACACATGTACATTAACCCTTACGGAGTTCATCCAGTAGACTGTTACCAAAAATAATTGATTACATGTTAGAATTAATAACACATctcatgttgttgtgttttctgggGACTTGCGTGACTTCCTTTTAGCTAGCAATTATATCCTGTTTTCAtccacttttctttgtttgcttttagaTTTATTGTGAGGGTTATGTGCTCAGTCCTGGGAATGCATGTGAGACAGAAAAACCCTCGCTCCAGAGACAAAAACACCAAGCTGTACATATGCAATCATGTGACAGATTTTGATCACAACATAATCAACCTGCTGACCCCCTGCAATACTGTGAGTgtttgacttttaatttttttttttttttgctaaactATGTTATACattatgttttaaacattttagccATTTCTCCACCATAAGAACGCTACATGCTTCCCGCCCTAGTTAACACCTGTCAGCAAACACCAACTAACATGTCTGCAGTGACGTAATTGTGGACATGCACATACCtctcaaaatttcaaacatatatatttaaaattgcaCAGTGTTTAAATCAAAGTTGTATATACAGCATTACAGTATTGATAGTCATAGACGAACGCTATGA from the Xiphias gladius isolate SHS-SW01 ecotype Sanya breed wild chromosome 23, ASM1685928v1, whole genome shotgun sequence genome contains:
- the ctsf gene encoding LOW QUALITY PROTEIN: cathepsin F (The sequence of the model RefSeq protein was modified relative to this genomic sequence to represent the inferred CDS: inserted 2 bases in 1 codon) is translated as MVVGFRGCLVILWLALGAVLGSVLGLGEDLDRPLFGPPGSPIRLHESDPGLKKALEFAEDRYNRGSNAMHLRRISRLISATKQLVKGIRYTITVEVSNTQCKKXTMLRTCDFYPESQKLKTELCMFEVWDIPWQGTSTLVKQKCQPKVEPQVEETNKVEDPSSSQPLEESVELLGQFKEFMVKYNKVYSSQEEADRRLRIFHENLKTAEKLQSMDQGSAEYGVTKFSDLTEEEFRSTYLNSLLSQWTLHRPMKPASPARGPAPASWDWRDHGAVSPVKNQGMCGSCWAFSVTGNIEGQWFLKNGTLLSLSEQELVDCDGLDQACRGGLPSNAYEAIEKLGGLETETDYSYAGHKQRCDFTTRKVAAYINSSVELSKDEKEIAAWLAENGPVSVALNAFAMQFYRKGVSHPLKIFCNPWMIDHAVLLVGYGERKGIPFWAIKNSWGEDFGEQGYYYLYRGSNACGINKMCSSAVVN